Sequence from the Nocardia brasiliensis genome:
TCAGCTCCCTCGATAGGTGGAAAAGGCGAACGGCGACAACAACAACGGGACGTGATAGTGCCGCTCCTCGGTGATCGCGAAGCACACGCCGACCTCGGGATAGAAGGTCTCGACCCGCTGCGCGGCGAAGTAAGCACCGGTGTCGAAGACCAGTCGGTAGGTACCCGGCGCCAATGTCGCGCCAAGCGCGCCGATCCGGCCGTCGCCGTCGGTGCTGCACGAATCCAGTTGCCCGGCACCGTCGTACAGCGTCACGGTGACGCCGGTGGCGGGCGTGCCACGGACCGCGTCCAGCACGTGCGTGCTCAGCGTGCTCATGCGGGCTCCCCGAGCAACCGGCGCAACCGGATGCGATTGATCTTCGCCAATTCTGTTCGCATGACCTGCCTTTCGGTGTCGGCATCGTTGCGTAGCCGGTCTTGCAGCAGCGCGAGCAGCTCGCTGCCGGACCTACCGCTGGCGCACACCAGGTACCGGTAGCCGAACCGCTGCTCGTAGGCCCGATTACCCGCGGCCAACGCGGCGTGCACCTGCTCCGGCGCGCCCGCCACGCCGGCCTGCTCGCGCGCCGAGGCCGCCGAACGCGGCCGCTCGCCGATGCGCGGATGACCGGCCAGCGCCAGATCTATTTCGGTGTCGGGCAGTGCGGCGAGCACGTCGTCGGCCGCGTCGAGTACCGCGCAGGCACTCGAGTAGGGCCGCCGCGCGAGCATCGCGTGCGCCCAGCGCGGCGAAGAGCAACACCCGAGCAATGCCTCGAGGGCCGCCTCCCGCGGCAGCGCGTGGAACCGGGCGAGGCCGTCCGCGTCGTCTGTCATCGAACCAGCATCGAATACGACCCGCCCGGCCGCCACCGGAACGCGCTACCGGACGACCGGCGTGTCGCCGCGCGCAAACCGGCCGTTCCCGCCCCCGAGCAGCGCTCTTGCGACACGCGCCGACACCGGTTCCGGGATACCGTCGTGGCATGGCTCTACCCGATCGTCCGGTCGCCGCGCCCGTCTGCGCGGGCATCGTGCTCGCCGCGGGGGCTGGTACCCGCTACGGCAAGCCGAAGGCGCTGGCCGAGGGGGGTGCGTGGTTGCGCGGCGCGGTGGCCGCGCTGCGCGGTGGCGGCTGCGATCCAGTGATCGTCGTGCTCGGCGCCACCGGTCCCGATCCCGGCGCCGTCGACCTCCCCGCCGACGTGGTCACGGTCTGGGCGGCGGACTGGGCGACGGGTCTGGGCGCCTCGGTCCGCGCCGGGCTGATCGCCGCCGCGCGCACCCCGGCGCGCTACGCCGCGATCATGCCGGTGGACACCCCCGATGTCGGCGCGGATGTGATCGCCCGGGTGACCGCCGCGGCATTCGACTCCTCGAGCGGCCTGGCCCGAGCTGTGTTCCACAACATACCGGGGCATCCCGTTGTGCTCTCCCACAACCATTGGACCTCGATATGTCAGGAGGCCGTAGGAGATTCGGGCGCGCGCACCTATTTGGCGGGCCGGGCAGATATGGTGTGCGTCACGTGCGACGATTTGGCGACGGGCGTCGATCGTGACTACCCGGCCTCGTCCGCACGGTGATCGGAGCGAGCTATGCGGGACATCGTCGATGACCTTCTGCGGGTATGGCATTCCGGGCGGACCGGAGGACTGGCGACCATAGTGCGCACGATGGGCTCGGCTCCCTTACCGATCGGCTCGGCCATGCTGGTCGACCCGGACGGCGGTGTGTACGGCGCGGTGACCGACGGCGGGCTGGAGGAGATCGCCTACGAGGCGGTCTTACAGGCGGCGCGCACCGGTCGGCGCGCCATGCACCGCTACGGCGTGGCAACCGGTATGGCGGGGGCCGCGGACCGCGACGGCATGATGGACGTGTTCACCGAACCGTTCTCCCGCAGGGACTTTCCGGAGTTCCCGCTCGTCGCCGCCGAGATCAGGGCGCACCGGCGGATCACCGTATTCACCGTCGTGTGGAACTCCGACGCCGACCTCATCGGCCAGCACCTGGTCACCGACAAGCGGCACAACACCGAACTGCTCGCG
This genomic interval carries:
- the uraH gene encoding hydroxyisourate hydrolase, whose product is MSTLSTHVLDAVRGTPATGVTVTLYDGAGQLDSCSTDGDGRIGALGATLAPGTYRLVFDTGAYFAAQRVETFYPEVGVCFAITEERHYHVPLLLSPFAFSTYRGS
- the uraD gene encoding 2-oxo-4-hydroxy-4-carboxy-5-ureidoimidazoline decarboxylase encodes the protein MTDDADGLARFHALPREAALEALLGCCSSPRWAHAMLARRPYSSACAVLDAADDVLAALPDTEIDLALAGHPRIGERPRSAASAREQAGVAGAPEQVHAALAAGNRAYEQRFGYRYLVCASGRSGSELLALLQDRLRNDADTERQVMRTELAKINRIRLRRLLGEPA
- a CDS encoding nucleotidyltransferase family protein codes for the protein MALPDRPVAAPVCAGIVLAAGAGTRYGKPKALAEGGAWLRGAVAALRGGGCDPVIVVLGATGPDPGAVDLPADVVTVWAADWATGLGASVRAGLIAAARTPARYAAIMPVDTPDVGADVIARVTAAAFDSSSGLARAVFHNIPGHPVVLSHNHWTSICQEAVGDSGARTYLAGRADMVCVTCDDLATGVDRDYPASSAR